One genomic window of Puniceibacterium sp. IMCC21224 includes the following:
- a CDS encoding helix-turn-helix transcriptional regulator — MDKTNQDRTDEKMVAIAKAIGHPARLRILRLLASTPGCIGGDIVEAVGLAQSTVSEHLRILKASGVITGQIDPPRICYSLAPDALAPLAQMIRDLESASRDTDCCVIPSHSLKEDS; from the coding sequence ATGGATAAAACCAATCAAGATCGTACAGATGAGAAGATGGTGGCCATCGCCAAGGCGATTGGCCATCCGGCAAGGCTTAGAATTCTGCGCCTGCTGGCATCTACTCCCGGTTGCATCGGCGGCGACATTGTCGAGGCTGTAGGCCTCGCGCAATCCACGGTTTCCGAGCATCTGCGGATCCTGAAGGCGTCCGGAGTGATCACGGGGCAGATCGACCCGCCACGGATCTGCTATTCGCTTGCTCCCGATGCCTTGGCTCCCTTGGCGCAGATGATCCGTGATCTAGAGAGCGCAAGCCGTGATACAGACTGTTGCGTCATTCCCTCTCACTCGCTGAAAGAAGATTCATGA
- a CDS encoding UxaA family hydrolase, translating into MPSQPDVAPLICLSPDDNVGVARSLIPAGTPLALDTARFSAAVDIPSGHKVALRRIEVAETVRKYGQAIGVATADIMPGDHVHLHNMAMQDTVGTHDFATDGGPTPLLPASERKTFMGYLRADGQVGTRNYIGIVTSVNCSATVARAVADHFNRSDELAAWPNVDGVVALTHGSGCAMSTKTEGYAILQRVLSGYAQNPNFAGILMIGLGCETNQIAPIVEKFGLKEGAFLRTMTIQQLGGTRRTVKQASEMIREMLPEISAMQREEVPLSGLKLALQCGGSDGYSGISANPALGVASDLVVRNGGTSVLSETPEIYGAEHLLTRRAVTPAVAQKLMDRIAWWRAYTERHEAELNNNPSHGNKLGGLTTILEKSLGAVAKGGTMPLMAVYEYAELVRTPGFVFMDTPGYDPVAVTGQVAGGCNLIVFTTGRGSVSGFKPAPCIKVATNTEMYTRMDEDMDINCGGIVTGDDSIEQAGQRLFDMILDVASGRHTMSEDQGFGDSEFVPWQIGAVT; encoded by the coding sequence ATGCCATCCCAGCCCGATGTCGCGCCGTTGATCTGTCTCAGCCCGGATGACAACGTGGGAGTGGCGCGGTCGCTGATCCCCGCCGGTACACCGCTTGCACTCGACACCGCGCGCTTTTCGGCGGCCGTCGATATTCCGAGCGGGCACAAGGTCGCACTCCGTCGCATTGAAGTGGCCGAGACAGTGCGCAAATACGGTCAGGCCATTGGCGTGGCGACAGCCGATATCATGCCCGGAGATCACGTACACCTTCACAATATGGCGATGCAGGACACCGTGGGCACGCATGATTTTGCCACCGATGGCGGGCCGACGCCGCTCTTGCCTGCGTCCGAGCGAAAGACGTTCATGGGCTATTTGCGCGCCGATGGGCAGGTGGGCACCCGCAACTATATCGGCATAGTGACTTCGGTAAACTGCTCGGCCACGGTGGCGCGGGCGGTTGCGGATCACTTCAACCGCTCGGACGAACTTGCGGCCTGGCCGAATGTGGATGGGGTCGTCGCGCTGACGCATGGATCTGGCTGCGCGATGAGCACAAAGACCGAAGGCTACGCCATACTACAGCGGGTGCTGTCCGGCTATGCGCAGAACCCTAATTTTGCCGGCATTCTGATGATCGGCCTCGGGTGCGAGACCAACCAAATAGCGCCTATTGTCGAAAAATTCGGCCTCAAGGAAGGCGCATTTTTGCGTACGATGACCATCCAGCAGCTTGGCGGGACGCGCCGAACCGTCAAGCAGGCAAGCGAAATGATTCGCGAAATGCTGCCCGAAATCAGCGCGATGCAGCGTGAAGAGGTGCCGCTATCCGGTCTGAAGCTGGCCCTGCAATGCGGCGGATCGGACGGCTATTCGGGGATCTCTGCCAACCCTGCCCTTGGGGTTGCCTCAGATCTCGTGGTGCGCAATGGCGGCACCTCGGTGTTGTCGGAAACGCCGGAGATTTATGGCGCTGAGCATCTTTTGACGCGGCGCGCCGTTACTCCGGCGGTTGCGCAAAAACTGATGGACCGGATCGCATGGTGGCGCGCCTATACCGAGCGTCACGAGGCAGAACTCAACAACAACCCCAGCCATGGCAACAAGCTTGGCGGACTCACCACCATCCTGGAGAAATCGCTGGGCGCTGTTGCCAAAGGCGGGACCATGCCGCTGATGGCGGTCTACGAATACGCTGAACTGGTCCGGACGCCGGGGTTTGTCTTTATGGATACACCCGGATACGATCCGGTGGCTGTGACGGGACAGGTGGCGGGCGGCTGCAACCTGATTGTCTTTACCACTGGACGTGGTTCCGTTTCGGGGTTCAAGCCTGCGCCCTGCATCAAGGTTGCGACCAACACCGAAATGTACACACGGATGGACGAGGACATGGATATCAACTGCGGCGGCATCGTCACTGGTGACGACAGCATCGAACAGGCCGGCCAGCGATTGTTTGACATGATACTCGACGTTGCGTCGGGCCGACATACCATGAGCGAGGATCAAGGCTTTGGCGACAGCGAATTCGTGCCGTGGCAAATCGGTGCGGTTACTTGA
- a CDS encoding TRAP transporter large permease, with the protein MLILILFGALAVFVIIGLPVALSLAGASLVYVLVAGQVPGLVVVHRMVAGVDSFPLLAVPFFILAGNLMNSAGITARIFAFAQALVGWMRGGLGHVNVGASVLFAGMSGAAVADAGGLGAIEIRAMRDAGYDTDFAIGITASSSTIGPLIPPSLPMVIYGVLASASIGQLFAAGVIPGLLMAVALMVMVNIYARRRGYARANAFSLCVLWTSFRAAALSLITPAIIIGGILFGIMTPTEAAIAAVAWAMFLGMVVYRNLPLRALYRVSLASLETTVVIMFVISAASIFSWVLTQNRVPQEFAALISELTNNRFAILILINLILFVVGCFMETVAAITILVPVLLPLAVAAGVDPVQFGVIMVLNLMLGLLTPPVGMVLYILAKVSDVSFETTARATMPFILPLLVVLALVTFIPAVSMWLPTLLYR; encoded by the coding sequence ATGCTTATCCTTATCCTTTTTGGCGCACTTGCCGTCTTTGTTATCATCGGACTGCCAGTCGCGCTAAGCCTTGCGGGCGCATCATTGGTCTATGTTCTGGTTGCAGGACAGGTGCCCGGTCTGGTCGTCGTGCACCGAATGGTTGCTGGTGTTGACAGCTTCCCGTTGCTGGCGGTGCCTTTCTTTATCCTTGCCGGCAACTTAATGAATTCTGCCGGTATCACGGCGCGCATCTTCGCCTTCGCTCAGGCGCTGGTTGGCTGGATGCGCGGCGGACTGGGGCACGTAAATGTTGGCGCCTCGGTGCTCTTTGCGGGCATGTCCGGTGCAGCGGTTGCCGATGCGGGCGGGCTAGGGGCGATCGAGATTCGTGCCATGCGGGACGCCGGCTATGACACCGATTTCGCAATCGGCATCACCGCCTCATCTTCGACCATCGGTCCGCTGATCCCGCCGTCATTGCCCATGGTGATCTACGGTGTTCTGGCCTCAGCTTCGATCGGTCAGCTCTTTGCCGCCGGAGTCATTCCCGGGTTGCTGATGGCTGTGGCGCTGATGGTGATGGTCAACATATACGCCCGCCGTCGTGGATATGCCCGTGCCAATGCCTTTTCATTGTGCGTGCTCTGGACCAGCTTTCGCGCCGCTGCCTTGTCGCTGATTACCCCCGCAATCATCATCGGCGGAATCCTGTTCGGCATCATGACCCCCACCGAAGCGGCCATCGCCGCCGTCGCCTGGGCAATGTTCCTTGGCATGGTGGTCTATCGCAACCTGCCGCTCCGGGCGCTCTATCGTGTGAGCCTCGCGTCGCTGGAAACGACGGTGGTGATTATGTTCGTGATCTCTGCGGCTTCGATTTTCTCGTGGGTGCTGACGCAGAACCGGGTACCACAGGAATTCGCCGCGCTGATCTCGGAACTGACAAACAATCGCTTTGCCATCCTCATACTGATCAACCTGATCCTCTTTGTGGTGGGATGTTTCATGGAAACGGTGGCTGCGATTACCATTCTGGTGCCTGTGCTTCTTCCTCTGGCGGTTGCGGCCGGTGTCGATCCGGTGCAGTTCGGCGTGATCATGGTGCTGAACCTGATGCTTGGGCTGTTGACGCCGCCGGTCGGCATGGTCCTTTACATCCTGGCCAAGGTGTCGGACGTCAGTTTCGAAACCACGGCCCGCGCCACGATGCCGTTCATCCTGCCGCTGCTTGTCGTTCTGGCTCTGGTGACCTTCATTCCAGCCGTTTCGATGTGGCTGCCCACCCTCCTTTACCGTTGA
- the arsC gene encoding arsenate reductase (glutaredoxin) (This arsenate reductase requires both glutathione and glutaredoxin to convert arsenate to arsenite, after which the efflux transporter formed by ArsA and ArsB can extrude the arsenite from the cell, providing resistance.), translating into MSVVIYHNPDCGTSRRVLAILQAADAAPVVIEYLSAGWTRAQLLGLFAAADLTPRQALRVARSPAQEMGLTAPDVTDDALLAAMVAHPILVNRPIVCTPKGVRLCRPLEVVFDLLDTCPPGPL; encoded by the coding sequence ATGAGCGTCGTCATCTATCACAACCCGGACTGTGGAACCTCCCGCAGGGTTCTGGCCATTCTGCAGGCGGCGGACGCCGCGCCCGTCGTGATCGAATATCTGAGTGCGGGCTGGACAAGAGCGCAGTTGCTGGGGCTGTTCGCCGCCGCTGACCTGACCCCTCGCCAGGCCTTGCGCGTGGCGCGAAGCCCGGCCCAAGAGATGGGCCTGACCGCGCCCGATGTGACAGACGATGCCCTGCTTGCCGCGATGGTGGCGCATCCGATCCTGGTCAACCGCCCAATTGTCTGTACCCCAAAGGGGGTGCGCCTGTGCCGCCCCTTAGAGGTTGTATTCGACCTGCTCGACACATGTCCGCCTGGCCCGTTGTGA
- a CDS encoding GntR family transcriptional regulator: MRPAVSSVDRTPVYSTIADHIRTAIDTGTLPEGTVLLEGPLAVLFRSSRSPVKQALLLLESEGRLARFEGRGLVVGQGSAPQRRQLTPSMIGLPEHALAEVRAPAWQSLWYEFERDIILRSLFGEGRINELALARHFDVGRTVARDLLLHAQTIGIVARDDRERWSLVPFDLARFANLYELRLMLEPAAIQSAVGRVAPSDLDKMVARCKSAAEHYPQVEGELLDRLETDLHIDCVAHAANPELPRALWHSRSMLLAGKHIQDAASRMPARIDPFMGEHLKVLRAMSEGRPHAARTAMEDHLESSRDKAAHRFEMFRSQSEVYPLGYVT, from the coding sequence TTGAGGCCAGCCGTTTCCTCTGTCGACCGAACGCCGGTCTATTCCACGATTGCCGATCACATCCGCACCGCAATCGACACTGGCACGCTGCCCGAAGGAACGGTGTTGCTCGAGGGACCTCTGGCGGTGCTGTTTCGATCCAGCAGATCACCGGTCAAGCAAGCCTTGCTGCTTCTTGAGTCCGAGGGACGCCTTGCGCGTTTTGAGGGCCGCGGGCTTGTTGTCGGGCAAGGGTCCGCGCCGCAGCGCCGACAACTGACCCCGAGCATGATCGGCCTGCCCGAGCATGCGTTGGCCGAGGTCCGCGCCCCGGCTTGGCAATCGCTCTGGTACGAGTTTGAACGCGACATCATTCTGCGATCGCTTTTTGGCGAAGGGCGGATCAACGAACTGGCGCTGGCACGGCACTTTGATGTCGGCCGGACTGTTGCGCGCGATCTTTTGCTGCACGCGCAGACCATTGGCATCGTGGCGCGGGACGACCGCGAACGCTGGTCGCTGGTACCCTTTGATCTGGCCCGCTTTGCCAATCTCTACGAGTTGCGGTTGATGCTGGAACCCGCCGCAATCCAAAGCGCCGTGGGCCGCGTTGCACCATCCGATCTTGACAAGATGGTGGCGCGCTGCAAGAGCGCGGCCGAGCACTATCCGCAGGTTGAGGGCGAGCTGCTGGACCGGCTTGAAACCGACTTGCATATCGACTGCGTCGCGCACGCCGCCAATCCGGAACTGCCGCGCGCACTGTGGCATAGCCGCAGCATGCTATTGGCAGGCAAACACATTCAGGACGCCGCCAGCAGGATGCCCGCACGCATCGACCCGTTTATGGGCGAACATCTCAAGGTGCTGCGCGCCATGTCTGAGGGGCGTCCACATGCCGCCCGGACGGCAATGGAGGACCACCTGGAATCGTCGCGCGACAAGGCCGCACACCGGTTTGAGATGTTCCGCAGTCAGAGCGAAGTCTATCCCCTCGGGTATGTGACCTGA
- a CDS encoding sialic acid TRAP transporter substrate-binding protein SiaP → MNKNATTAGLGRRGFLKRTGAFGAATALGFGATPIFAQETELRMAHIFNEQQPFHKWCVWASDQIREQTDGRYNIQVFPSSSLGGEVDILQGMTLGTIDMGLTGSASASRTFGPMAIIGGPMMFRDFDHWSAYRDSTARADVMTEYNQRSGLHAMASVYYGQRQTSSNRLIETPEDMKGMKLRVPNVPLYLIYPRAVGANPTPISFSEVYLALQQGAVDGQENPLPTIYAQKFHEVQSHVALTDHMIDTLVAQTSGPLWSRLSDADKEVFSAVFQDAMAQCTGDVRAEEEALVQTLRDAGTTVNEVDRDAFKAAVEPMLTGDDLPWSTAEYEQVQAI, encoded by the coding sequence ATGAACAAAAACGCAACGACTGCGGGGCTCGGGAGACGCGGGTTTCTCAAGCGAACGGGGGCCTTTGGCGCCGCTACGGCACTGGGGTTCGGCGCCACGCCGATTTTCGCGCAGGAAACTGAACTGCGCATGGCGCATATTTTTAACGAGCAACAGCCATTCCATAAATGGTGCGTCTGGGCCTCTGATCAGATCCGCGAACAGACAGACGGGCGCTATAACATTCAGGTCTTTCCCTCGTCTTCGCTGGGTGGCGAAGTGGATATCCTTCAGGGTATGACGCTGGGCACAATCGACATGGGCCTGACCGGCAGCGCTTCGGCAAGCCGGACGTTTGGCCCGATGGCAATCATCGGTGGGCCGATGATGTTCCGCGACTTCGATCACTGGTCCGCCTACCGTGACAGCACGGCCCGCGCGGATGTGATGACTGAATACAACCAGCGGTCCGGTTTGCATGCCATGGCGAGCGTCTATTATGGTCAGCGCCAGACCAGTTCAAACCGGCTGATCGAAACGCCTGAGGACATGAAGGGGATGAAGCTGCGTGTGCCCAACGTGCCCCTCTATCTGATCTATCCGCGCGCGGTTGGGGCGAACCCCACGCCGATTTCCTTTTCCGAGGTATATCTGGCCCTGCAGCAGGGCGCCGTGGACGGGCAGGAAAACCCGCTGCCGACAATATATGCGCAAAAGTTCCACGAGGTGCAGAGCCATGTCGCGCTGACCGATCACATGATCGACACGCTGGTTGCGCAGACAAGCGGACCGCTCTGGTCACGGCTTTCGGATGCGGACAAAGAGGTGTTCTCGGCTGTGTTCCAGGACGCGATGGCACAGTGCACCGGCGACGTGCGCGCCGAGGAGGAGGCGCTGGTCCAGACACTGCGGGACGCGGGTACAACGGTGAACGAGGTTGATCGCGATGCGTTCAAGGCCGCGGTCGAGCCGATGCTGACCGGTGACGACCTGCCGTGGTCGACGGCGGAATATGAACAGGTCCAAGCCATCTGA
- the arsB gene encoding ACR3 family arsenite efflux transporter: MTLFERYLSLWVLLCIVAGIVLANLLPDLFGVLASLEYASVNLVVAVLIWAMVYPMMVAVDFGAIKGVGARPKGLVITLVVNWLIKPFTMAALGVLFFNHIFAGLIGRGDAGQYVAGLILLGAAPCTAMVFVWSQLTKGDPNYTLVQVSLNDVIMVFAFAPIVALLLGVTDIAVPWETLVLSVVLYIILPLVAGAITRARLMGQGGDAAVAGFTARIKPMSVLGLLLTVVLLFGFQGNVILGNPVLILLLATPILIQSYGIFAIAYAWAWKWRVPHNVAAPCALIGTSNFFELAVAVAIGLFGLNSGAALVTVVGVLVEVPVMLSLVWFANRTRASFAV; encoded by the coding sequence ATGACCCTCTTTGAACGTTACCTTTCTCTCTGGGTGCTCCTCTGTATTGTTGCAGGAATTGTACTGGCAAACCTGCTGCCCGACCTCTTCGGAGTGCTCGCAAGTCTTGAATATGCCTCGGTCAACCTGGTCGTGGCAGTGCTGATCTGGGCGATGGTCTATCCGATGATGGTCGCGGTGGATTTTGGCGCGATCAAAGGTGTCGGTGCGCGGCCAAAGGGTTTGGTGATCACTCTTGTCGTGAACTGGCTGATCAAGCCATTTACCATGGCGGCGCTCGGTGTGTTGTTCTTTAATCACATTTTTGCCGGGCTGATCGGCCGGGGCGATGCGGGGCAGTATGTTGCTGGTCTGATCCTGCTGGGTGCCGCACCCTGCACCGCAATGGTGTTTGTTTGGTCGCAACTGACCAAAGGCGATCCCAATTACACGTTGGTTCAGGTATCGCTGAATGATGTGATCATGGTGTTTGCCTTTGCCCCCATTGTGGCGTTGCTTTTGGGTGTGACGGACATCGCCGTACCGTGGGAGACACTGGTGCTTTCGGTAGTTCTCTATATCATATTGCCACTTGTGGCCGGGGCCATCACCCGGGCCCGGCTGATGGGGCAGGGCGGTGATGCCGCGGTCGCGGGGTTTACGGCACGGATCAAGCCGATGTCGGTTCTTGGTTTGTTGCTGACCGTCGTGTTGCTCTTTGGGTTTCAGGGAAATGTCATCCTTGGCAATCCTGTGCTGATCCTTTTGCTCGCCACGCCGATCCTGATCCAGTCTTACGGGATTTTCGCTATCGCCTATGCCTGGGCATGGAAATGGCGGGTGCCACACAACGTCGCCGCGCCTTGCGCGCTGATCGGCACATCGAATTTCTTTGAACTCGCGGTCGCAGTTGCCATTGGCCTCTTTGGCCTTAACTCCGGCGCGGCCCTGGTCACGGTCGTGGGCGTTCTGGTCGAGGTACCGGTGATGCTGTCACTTGTTTGGTTCGCCAACCGTACCCGCGCAAGCTTTGCGGTATGA
- a CDS encoding SMP-30/gluconolactonase/LRE family protein, translating to MNLTIDPATLTPVGKDLVRPECVLATRSGTVFCCDARGGIMRIGSGGSQHFIGNMGEPWGGPLVPNGITMMPDGSFLAANLADEGGVWRIALDGETTPHITEVDGMPLLPANFVARDAAGRIWITVSARSQPRTDTYHADAAEGFLVLVDDRGARIVAEGFGFTNEAVVDPQGAYIYVNETFGRRLTRFSLGADGSLGPRETVMEFGHGIFLDGMAFDAEGGIWLTSVISNRLIRLVPGEAPFVVFEDPDARLEEMEADYHAGIFGKKGHMTVSKGAHVANLSSLAFGGPDLKTIFLGSLNGNHLLSFRSPIAGAPPVHWNWSGHA from the coding sequence ATGAACTTAACCATTGATCCGGCCACCCTGACGCCAGTCGGCAAAGACCTTGTGCGCCCCGAATGCGTACTCGCCACCCGATCCGGAACAGTCTTTTGCTGTGATGCGCGGGGCGGCATCATGCGGATCGGATCCGGCGGCAGCCAGCATTTCATTGGCAATATGGGCGAACCTTGGGGCGGGCCGCTGGTGCCTAACGGCATCACCATGATGCCCGACGGCAGCTTTCTTGCCGCCAATCTCGCTGATGAGGGCGGCGTCTGGCGGATCGCTCTGGATGGTGAAACGACACCCCACATCACCGAGGTGGACGGTATGCCGCTGCTGCCGGCGAACTTTGTGGCGCGCGATGCGGCGGGCCGGATCTGGATCACCGTAAGCGCCCGTAGCCAGCCACGAACCGACACCTATCACGCGGATGCCGCCGAAGGTTTCCTGGTGTTGGTCGACGACCGCGGCGCACGTATCGTGGCCGAGGGGTTTGGCTTTACCAACGAGGCGGTGGTCGATCCCCAGGGCGCCTACATCTATGTCAACGAAACCTTTGGGCGCCGCCTGACACGCTTTTCGCTTGGTGCGGACGGCAGCCTTGGCCCGCGCGAGACGGTCATGGAGTTCGGCCACGGAATCTTTCTTGACGGCATGGCGTTTGATGCCGAAGGCGGTATCTGGCTTACCAGCGTCATCTCGAACCGGCTCATCCGGCTGGTGCCGGGCGAGGCTCCGTTCGTGGTGTTCGAGGACCCGGATGCCCGTTTGGAAGAAATGGAAGCCGATTACCACGCAGGAATTTTCGGCAAGAAGGGCCACATGACCGTGTCAAAAGGCGCTCACGTCGCAAACCTGTCAAGTCTCGCCTTCGGCGGTCCAGATCTAAAGACGATCTTCTTGGGTTCTCTGAATGGCAATCACCTGCTGTCCTTTCGATCACCCATCGCCGGGGCACCGCCGGTGCACTGGAACTGGAGCGGACACGCGTAG
- a CDS encoding TRAP transporter small permease, which produces MQDKDERPAKIRAGAGFLDHLGEQDKHLADEETGQIRATPEDIVALILFWATGITVFLQFFTRYALNNSLSWTEEIARYLLIAMTFIGASAVFARGEHIALTYFADRLTPGPRRWLDVAVGFCSVALLAALTYYGAQVANLMGNQPMTSIDLSTGIIYWTVTVGFAGMTLRSAIALVGRVRAHRQNGG; this is translated from the coding sequence ATGCAAGACAAGGATGAACGCCCCGCCAAGATCCGCGCGGGCGCCGGTTTTCTCGACCATCTCGGAGAGCAAGACAAGCATCTTGCCGACGAGGAAACAGGCCAGATCCGCGCCACGCCCGAAGACATCGTCGCGCTTATCCTGTTTTGGGCGACAGGGATCACCGTTTTCTTGCAGTTCTTCACGCGGTACGCACTCAATAACTCTCTGAGCTGGACCGAGGAGATCGCCCGCTATCTGTTGATCGCTATGACCTTTATCGGAGCCTCGGCAGTGTTTGCACGCGGCGAACACATCGCTCTGACCTATTTTGCTGACCGCCTTACGCCCGGGCCGCGCCGCTGGCTCGACGTGGCTGTCGGGTTCTGCTCGGTCGCGCTTTTGGCCGCGCTGACCTACTACGGTGCGCAGGTGGCCAATCTCATGGGCAATCAACCTATGACGTCAATCGACCTTTCGACCGGCATCATCTACTGGACCGTTACAGTCGGTTTTGCTGGTATGACCCTGCGCAGTGCCATCGCTCTTGTGGGCCGTGTCCGCGCACATAGACAGAACGGCGGCTGA